The DNA window TTGTATCGTACGAATGCCCAATCACGTGCAATGGAAGATGCCTTGCGTAAAAGAGATATTCCGTATCGAATTTATGGTGGTTTGTCTTTTTATCAAAGAAAAGAAATCAAAGATGTTTTGTGTTATTTGCGCTTGGTTCTGAATCCAAAAGATGAGGAAGCATTGGTTCGTGTTATCAATTATCCACATCGCGGAATTGGTGATACTACCGTCGAAAAGCTTACCGTGGCAGCCAATCATTACAAGCGTTCCATATTTGAAGTGATGCAAAATATTGACAAAATCGATTTGAAACTGAACTCGGGCACCAAACAAAAATTGCAAGATTTTGTGATGATGATTCAAAGTTTTCAAGTGATTAACGAAAATCAAGATGCTTTTTATATCACCGACCACGTAGCTAAAAAAACGGGATTGGTTCAAGAATTAAAAAAAGATGCTACTCCCGAAGGAATGGCAAAAATTCAAAATATCGAAGAATTATTAAACGGTATCAAAGACTTTACCGAAGGACAACGAGAGATTGATGGTGCTCGTGGTGCGTTATCGGAATTTATGGAAGATGTAGCGCTTGCAACCGATTTAGATAAAGACACTAGCGATGAAGATCGAGTGGCTTTGATGACCATACATCTGGCCAAAGGATTGGAGTTTCCGCACGTATTCGTAGTCGGAATGGAAGAAGATTTATTCCCAAGCGCAATGAGTATGAGCACGCGAAGCGAACTCGAAGAAGAACGCCGTTTGTTTTATGTGGCTTTAACTAGAGCAGAACATCAAGCATATTTGACGTATGCTCAATCCCGTTACCGTTGGGGAAAACTCACCGACAGTGAACCTTCGCGTTTTATTGAAGAAATCGACGGACAATATCTCGAATACCTTACGCCCGAAGAAAATAATTACCGCTACAAACCAATGATTGACAGTGATATTTTTGGGGATGTCGATAAATCTAAATTGCGTTTGGCAAAACCTACTGCAGGTACGCCACCAAGCCCTCCAACCGCCGAAGGGGGAGCTAGAACCGATTTTAACATTCGTAAACTGAAACCAGTTTCGAGTAATTCCGGTGCTGCCAATTTATTTGATAATAAGCTGTTGACGGGAAATATTGTAATGCACGAACGTTTTGGCAAAGGCGAAGTATTAAACTTGGAAGGCGTTGGCGCAGACAAAAAAGCAGAAATCAAATTTGAAGTAGGAGGAATCAAGAAATTGTTGTTGCGTTTTGCTAAGTTGGACGTGATTGGGTAGGGTGTTGATAGTTTGTTGTTTATAGTTTATAGTTCTGGCGAGAATAAATAAATTTGAAGATTTAGAAATTTAGCAGAAAGCTAGAGAAATATGTCAATTTGTTGAAGTATTAATTCAAACAACATCATTAAAAACAAACTACTCACTCAAAGACCAAATAGATAGAAGTTCTGGTTCAGTGATGGATAATATTGCTGAAGGATTTGAAAGAAATGGAAATAGGGAATTTATACAATTTTTGAGTATTGCAAAAGGTTCTGTTGGAGAGGTAAAATCTCAATCATACAGAGCCTTTGATAAAAAGCTAATTTCAGAAGAACAGCATTTGAAATTAAACGAAATAACTGAGATAGAAAAAAATAAGATAGGGGCTATGATGAATTATTTACATAACTGTGAAATCAAAGGACTAAAATTTAAATGATTCAACAACTCTAAACTATAAACAACAAACTAAAAACTTTAATGGCACAATTCATAAAAATATACGAAGACAAGCCAAGCGAAGCTGCAATTGCAAGAGTCGTAAAGGTTTTGCAAGACGGCGGGTTGGTCATTTATCCAACAGACACGGTTTATGGTTTAGGGTGCGATATTACCAACAGTAGGGCTTTAGAACGCATTGCCAGAATTAAAGGAGTGAAGTTAGAAAAGGCCAATTTCTCCTTTATTTGCTCTGATTTGAGTAACCTTTCCGATTATGTAAAGCAAATTGATACCGCTACATTTAAAATATTGAAAAGAGCATTGCCTGGCCCTTACACTTTTATTTTGCCTGGGAATAACAAACTTCCGAAAGAATTCAAAAAGAAAACCACGGTCGGAATTAGGGTTCCCGATAATTCTATTGCCTTGGAAATGGTAAGGATGTTAGGAAATCCAATTGTTTCTACTTCGATTCGTGATGAAGATGAAGTAATCGAATACACCACCGACCCTGAACTTATTTTCGAAAAATGGCAAAACCTTGTTGATATGGTTATCGATGGTGGTTATGGAGATAATCTTGCGTCAACCATTATTGATTTATCAGGATACGAACCGGAGGTGGTTAGAGAAGGCAAGGGGAGTTTGGATATTCTGTAGATTTTCGATATAAGATTTAAAAACAATTGTAAACAAAAACGTCCCGATTTCTCGAGACGTTTCTTATTTCTAAACAAACGGAACACTAATTAAGGTTGTTGTTTTTTCATTTCTTTCTCTACCATTTCATAGAATTGGTCAATTTTTGGCATTACATAGATTCTAGTTCTTCTGTTTTTTGCTCTATTTTCAGCAGTATCATTCGATACTAACGGCACATAAGAGCTTCTACCAGCTGCGATCAATTGGGCAGGATTAACACTCAATTGCTCTGATAATACACGTATAATTGATGTAGAACGTTTTACACTCAAATCCCAGTTGTCAATTAAATCACCTTTTCCATTATATGGCACATTGTCGGTATGACCTTCAACCATACATTCAAAATCAGGTTTGTCATTGACTACTTTTGCAACTTTTTCTAAAACACCTTTCGCTTTATCTGTTACATTATAGCTACCGCTTTTGAACAACATTTTATCAGAAATAGAGATGAAAACGACTCCTTTTTCAACATTGATTTCGATATCCTCGTCATTCAATCCAACTACCGATTTCAAACTTGTAACCACAGCAAGAGTAACACTATCTTTTTTGGTTAAAGCGTCTTGCATTCTGCTGATTTTCAAATCTTTTTCTTTGATTGACTCTAGCGCTTTTTCAATATTTTGCGCCCCTTGTTTCGTTAATACTGTCATATCTTTAGATTGTGCGATCAAATTTTGGTTTTGATCTTTCAAGCCATCTACCGTAGCTTTGAGCCCTGCTTTTTCTTCTAAACAAGAATTCAATTTTACAGTACAGGAGTTCAACAAATCTTGAGTTTCTTTATTTTTTGCTTCTAATGCAGCATATTTCTTATTAGAAACGCAGGAAGTTAAAAGCATTACTAGGGATAAGGCAATTACAACTTTTTTCATAAATGTTAAAATTTTAATTATTGATGTTTTACAAATTTAGTTATTATTTATTGATTTAGTACCTAAAATATTGTTAAATACTTTTATTTTCTTTATAAAATACAAGTAAACAACATTTTGTGTTTTGTAGTAGTTTTGGAATTGAAAATGTTCTCTTTTTTTATAATATTTGAATAATAGCCAATAAAACGAAAAATGAGCCTTTAAAACAGCAAGCAGATGCTTCAATTTTCCTTGCAAAAGAAATTGAATTCCTGCTATTCCGTCTAAAATCAGTCGGATAAAAAGCACGGGAAACAGTTGGTTTTTCGGTAAGTTTTTGAGCATCATCAACAACGAATTTCTGAAATTTAGAAATGTTTTTCTCGGGTTTCCTTGTTGCAAAGTCGCTCCGCCCACGTGATAGACTTTAGATTGCCAATTGTATTTGACGATATGACCTTTATTGAAAGCGCGCCAACACAAATCGATCTCTTCCTGATGGGCGAAAAAATCAGCATCGAAACCTTTTAGTTCCTTATACACTGAACTTCGTATAAAAAAACACGCGCCCGAAGCCCAAAATATTTCGCAATGGTCATCATATTGTCCGTTGTCTTTTTCCAAAGTGTCAAACATTCGCCCACGGCAAAACATATAACCGTATTTATCCATAAAACCACCCGCAGCGCCAGCATACTCAAAGTATTCTTTGCGTTTGAAATCTAAAATTTTAGGTTGGATTATAGCCGTTTTGGGTTCATTTTCGAAAGTTTCGATGATGGGTTCTAACCAATTTTCGGTAACTTCAATATCAGAATTGACCAAAGCATATATCTCGGCATCAACGTTTTTTAAAGCTTCATTATACCCTTGGGCAAAGCCAAAATTACTTTCGTTTTCTACGATTTTTACTGTTGGAAAATTCGCTTTTACAAAAGCAACAGAATCATCAGTCGAAGCATTGTCGGCGACAAAAATGTCAGCTGCAGAAGAATATTTTACGATGTAAGGCAAGAACTGTTCTAATAATTTTGTTCCATTCCAATTGAGTATGACAACGGCTATTTTCATTTAGATTTATTAGATTTTAAGACTTTTATGATTTTAGATCGTTTAGCCGTTTTTGAATGTTTCCTTTTTTTATTTTTGTAAAATAAAAAGTGACAATATATACAATAAGAATATATGGACAATAAACTAAATAAGACATAATTGCTTTTAGAGGCCAGCCAATTCCCATCATACTTATTTCTAAGTTTTTTACTTTATCTAGGTTTTCAGCTGAAACATTTTCAAATCTTTCAATAAGATTCATCGAATCGAAATTGTAACCGTAATGAGAAAGAAGAATTTTAGTAGAAAAGTGAGACCACCACGCAACAATTAACATCAAAATTGAAGTTATTATAATTCCAAAAATTAAGTAAAAAATAAAATTATTTTTAACATTTAGTTTGTTTAACTTATATATTATAAATGAAGGTGAAACAATCAACCCTATCAATAAAAAGAATGAAATAGTTGTAGTTATTATTTGCATTTTTTATCAACTTAATTACTTTTTATATCAATTTGTCTATTCTCTTTAATCTATTTTCTATATTCTCTGTATCGTAATCCGGCAATTCATTCAAAAACTCATATTTCTCATTTTCAAAATCCATTTGACAAAAGTAATGATTCAAACCATTGGTTACCATTAAATATTGGGCTTTCAAACTCATATTGTAGCGGGCGATTTGATCGAATGTCGCTTGGGCAGTTTTAATTTCAGGCGCTTTGCATTCTACCAAAACAAAGATGGACCCATCGGGATTGAAAACCACAATATCGTATCTTTTTCGCAATCCATTGACATTTAATACTTTTTCGACATTGATTAAAGATTTGGGGTATTTTTTTTCTTCTAATAAAAACCGAACCACGTGTTGGCGAACCCATTCCTCAGGTGTGAGAATGATGAATTTTTTCCTGATTTCGTCGAAAATAGAGACTTTATTTTCGCTATTTTTGAAACGAAAAGAATACGAAAGAAAATTGAGTTGTTGCATAAAGCAAAAGTAAGACTTTTATAATAGAGAAAAAAGAGAATAGAAAATAGACTGATAGATGATAAACGAAGAGATAAAGGAAAATAAAAAAAAGGAGATAGTGTTTAGAATTTTGCAAATCAGAAATCTAAAATCGTTAATCTAAAATCAGAAATCTTAATGGACGAAGTAGTAAAAATAGTCAATGATATCAAGGCGGGCAGCATCAAACCTATCTATTTTTTGACGGGAGAAGAGACCTATTATATCGATAAATTATCCGATTTTATAGAGCAAAATATTTTGACTGAGGACGAAAAAGGCTTCAATCAAACGGTTTTATATGGTCGTGATGTGACTATTGAAGATATCGTTTCTACTGCCAAGCGCTATCCGATGATGGCAGAACGCCAAGTGGTTATTGTGAAAGAAGCTCAGGATTTGGCCAAATCTATCGATAAGCTCGAGAATTATGCTGAAAACCCAATGTCTTCAACAGTTTTGGTTTTTTGTTACCGCAACAAAACATTGGACAAACGTAAAAAAGTGACCAAAATTTTGGCCAAAAATGGCGTCGTTTACGAAAGTAAAAAACTATATGAAAATCAAATTGGCGATTGGATTAAGCGGGTTTTATCAGGAAAAAATTATTCGATTGAACCCAAAGCCAATGCAATGTTGGTTGAATTTTTGGGTAATGATTTGAGTAAAATCAACAATGAATTAGAAAAATTGCAAATTATTTTGCCAAAAGGCAGTACCATTACTCCCAAACATATTGAGGAGAATATTGGTTTTAGTAAAGATTTCAATAATTTTGAATTGTTGAATGCTTTAGGCTCCAAAAATCAGTTGAAGGCGTACCAAATTGCTCAATATTTTTCTGATAATCCGAAAGCAAATCCACTAATTGTGACCACAAGTACGGTTTTCGGTTTCTATGTCAAACTACTAAAATACCACGGCCTGAAAGATCGAAATCCAAAAAATGTGGCTGCGGTTCTGGGAGTGAGCCCATTTTTTCTGAAGGATTATGATGTGGCACTGAAAAATTTTCCGATGAAAAAAGTCAGTCAAATCGTGTCCTCGTTACGTGATGTCGATGTGAAAAGCAAAGGAGTAGGAGCCAATGCGCTTCCGCAATCAGATTTGTTGAAAGAAATGCTTTTTAAAATATTTAATTAGCACTGAAAATTTACGATATTTGCACTTCTTAAAAAAAATAATAAAATTTAGTTATGGGAATGAATAAAAACACCATTTTAGGATGGGCGACATTGATAATGATTTTAATGGGATTGTTATTGATAGGCCTAGGGGCTTTTAGATATGATGATGTAGCAGGTTGGGGATTTGCAGCCGTTGGCTTAGGATTCTTGGCGAATGCCTGGGTTTTTAACTCGCTTAAGGGAAGGGTGTAAGCCCCCCAACCCCCGGAGGGGGAGCTAGAATGATAATTTTTTTACAACAAATAAAAAATAAATAAAAAATATGGCAGACGATAAAAAAGTAATTTTCTCAATGCAAAAATTGAGCAAAACTTATCAAGGAGCAGACAAACCGGTTCTTAAAAATATATATTTGAGCTTCTTTTACGGAGCCAAAATTGGAATTCTGGGGCTTAATGGTTCTGGAAAATCTTCGCTTTTGAAAATTATTGCTGGTGTAGATAAAAATTATCAAGGCGATGTGGTTTTTCAACCCGGTTATACTGTAGGATATTTAGAACAAGACCCACAATTAGACGAAAACAAAACCGTTCTCGAAATTGTTCAGGAAGGAGTTGCCGAAACAATGGCCGTTTTGGAGGAGTATAACAAAATCAATGATTTATTTGGCCTTCCAGAAAATTACGAAGATGCCGATAAAATGGACAAATTAATGGATCGTCAAGCGGCTTTGCAAGACAAAATTGATGCTCTTGGTGCTTGGGAAATCGATACTAAACTGGAAATTGCGATGGATGCCTTGCGTACTCCAGACGGTGATACTCCGATTAAGAATTTATCAGGTGGAGAACGTCGTCGCGTGGCTTTATGCCGATTATTGCTGCAACAACCCGATGTTTTGCTTTTGGATGAGCCAACGAACCACTTGGATGCTGAATCTGTTCTTTGGTTAGAGCAACATTTGGCACAATATGCTGGAACTGTAATCGCGGTTACACACGATAGGTATTTCCTAGACAATGTAGCGGGTTGGATTTTGGAACTCGATAGAGGAGAAGGCATTCCGTGGAAAGGGAATTATTCGTCTTGGTTAGAGCAAAAATCCAATAGAATGGCGCAGGAGGAAAAAGTGGCTTCGAAACGTAGAAAAAACTTAGAGCGCGAGTTGGATTGGGTTCGTCAAGGTGCCAAAGGCCGTCAGACCAAACAAAAAGCACGTTTGCAGAACTACGATAAACTCTTGAACGAAGACCAAAAACAATTGGACGAAAAATTAGAAATTTATATTCCAAATGGTCCAAGATTGGGAACAAATGTGATTGAAGCCAAGAATGTTGCCAAAGCATTTGGTGAAAAATTATTGTATGATAATTTGAATTTCACGTTGCCACAGGCAGGAATTGTTGGAATTATTGGGCCAAACGGTGCGGGTAAATCGACGATTTTCAAGATGATTATGGGCGAGCAAAAAACCGATAGTGGAGAATTTTTGGTTGGTGACACAGTGAAAATTGCTTATGTAGATCAATCGCATTCGAATATTGATCCGAACAAATCGATTTGGGAAAACTTCGCCGATGGTCAGGAATTGATTATGATGGGCGGACGACAAGTAAATTCTCGTGCCTATTTATCTAGGTTTAATTTTGGTGGAGGCGAACAAAACAAGAAAGTGTCAATGCTTTCTGGAGGGGAAAGAAACCGTTTGCATTTGGCCATGACTTTAAAGGAAGAAGGAAATGTACTTCTGTTAGATGAGCCTACCAATGATTTGGATGTCAACACACTTCGAGCCTTGGAAGAAGGTTTAGAAAATTTCGCAGGTTGTGCTGTGGTTATTTCGCATGACAGATGGTTCCTAGATAGAATCTGTACGCATATTTTAGCGTTTGAAGGCGATTCAGAAGTGTATTATTTCGAGGGAGGCTTCTCTGAATACGAAGAAAATAAAAAGAAACGTTTGGGTGGAGATTTAACTCCTAAACGATTGAAATACAGAAAATTGATACGAGGTTAATGGTCAGTTTTCGAATGTGTTAAATACAAAAAGAGGATACCTTATGGGGATATCCTCTTTTTTTGCATTCTATCTTAATTATTTTTTCTTATCGGAATTCATCATAAAGTAAACGGCTGCAATTAAACCAATTATTACTAAACCAAAAACAAAAATCATTATAAATGACCCGTTTCCCCATGAATATAAAGGTATTCTTCCCATAATTAATTTTTCAAGATGGGTCAAATTTAGGAGTATTGACCAACATTAAATATGATAAATGTCATAATTGCTATTTTTTATAAAAATTTTGATGTTAATTCTGGAGTTGGAACCATACAACTCTCTTTTTTACCATACCATTTGTAACGATTGTTGGCAATATAATCATAAAGTTGATTGCTTATTCCGCTGGGAATAATTCTGAAAACAGTTCCAAAATGAAAAAATCCACCAAGATTTTTTGCAATTTCAATTGCTGCAGCTGATTTGTAATAATAGGCAACGCCAGGGTCATATAGAATAACGCTGTCAATATTTTTTGTATCGATACCGATGTGTTTTAGGATTTC is part of the Flavobacterium nackdongense genome and encodes:
- a CDS encoding OmpA/MotB family protein yields the protein MKKVVIALSLVMLLTSCVSNKKYAALEAKNKETQDLLNSCTVKLNSCLEEKAGLKATVDGLKDQNQNLIAQSKDMTVLTKQGAQNIEKALESIKEKDLKISRMQDALTKKDSVTLAVVTSLKSVVGLNDEDIEINVEKGVVFISISDKMLFKSGSYNVTDKAKGVLEKVAKVVNDKPDFECMVEGHTDNVPYNGKGDLIDNWDLSVKRSTSIIRVLSEQLSVNPAQLIAAGRSSYVPLVSNDTAENRAKNRRTRIYVMPKIDQFYEMVEKEMKKQQP
- a CDS encoding thiol-disulfide oxidoreductase DCC family protein, whose protein sequence is MNNLPQNKKIILFDGVCNLCDSAVKFVIQHDQKDVFRFVALQSELGQEILKHIGIDTKNIDSVILYDPGVAYYYKSAAAIEIAKNLGGFFHFGTVFRIIPSGISNQLYDYIANNRYKWYGKKESCMVPTPELTSKFL
- a CDS encoding glycosyltransferase family 2 protein; this encodes MKIAVVILNWNGTKLLEQFLPYIVKYSSAADIFVADNASTDDSVAFVKANFPTVKIVENESNFGFAQGYNEALKNVDAEIYALVNSDIEVTENWLEPIIETFENEPKTAIIQPKILDFKRKEYFEYAGAAGGFMDKYGYMFCRGRMFDTLEKDNGQYDDHCEIFWASGACFFIRSSVYKELKGFDADFFAHQEEIDLCWRAFNKGHIVKYNWQSKVYHVGGATLQQGNPRKTFLNFRNSLLMMLKNLPKNQLFPVLFIRLILDGIAGIQFLLQGKLKHLLAVLKAHFSFYWLLFKYYKKREHFQFQNYYKTQNVVYLYFIKKIKVFNNILGTKSINNN
- a CDS encoding CAL67264 family membrane protein, which codes for MGMNKNTILGWATLIMILMGLLLIGLGAFRYDDVAGWGFAAVGLGFLANAWVFNSLKGRV
- a CDS encoding ATP-dependent helicase, which produces MQKYIDQLNEAQREPVLQKDGPMIIIAGAGSGKTRVLTIRIAYLMSQGVDAFSILALTFTNKAAREMKNRISDIVGSNEAKNLWMGTFHSVFARILRSESDKLGYPSNFTIYDSQDSVRAISAIIKEMQLDRDIYKPKQVLSRISSYKNSLITVKAYFNNPELQEADAMSKKPRLGEIYQNYVERCFKAGAMDFDDLLLKTNELLTRFPEVLAKYQNRFRYILVDEYQDTNHSQYLIVRALSDKFQNICVVGDDAQSIYAFRGANINNILNFQKDYEGVKTFRLEQNYRSTKNIVEAANTIIDKNKTKLDKIVWTANDFGPKIKVHRSLTDAEEGRFVASTIFEQKMQQQLTNGKFAILYRTNAQSRAMEDALRKRDIPYRIYGGLSFYQRKEIKDVLCYLRLVLNPKDEEALVRVINYPHRGIGDTTVEKLTVAANHYKRSIFEVMQNIDKIDLKLNSGTKQKLQDFVMMIQSFQVINENQDAFYITDHVAKKTGLVQELKKDATPEGMAKIQNIEELLNGIKDFTEGQREIDGARGALSEFMEDVALATDLDKDTSDEDRVALMTIHLAKGLEFPHVFVVGMEEDLFPSAMSMSTRSELEEERRLFYVALTRAEHQAYLTYAQSRYRWGKLTDSEPSRFIEEIDGQYLEYLTPEENNYRYKPMIDSDIFGDVDKSKLRLAKPTAGTPPSPPTAEGGARTDFNIRKLKPVSSNSGAANLFDNKLLTGNIVMHERFGKGEVLNLEGVGADKKAEIKFEVGGIKKLLLRFAKLDVIG
- the holA gene encoding DNA polymerase III subunit delta; translation: MDEVVKIVNDIKAGSIKPIYFLTGEETYYIDKLSDFIEQNILTEDEKGFNQTVLYGRDVTIEDIVSTAKRYPMMAERQVVIVKEAQDLAKSIDKLENYAENPMSSTVLVFCYRNKTLDKRKKVTKILAKNGVVYESKKLYENQIGDWIKRVLSGKNYSIEPKANAMLVEFLGNDLSKINNELEKLQIILPKGSTITPKHIEENIGFSKDFNNFELLNALGSKNQLKAYQIAQYFSDNPKANPLIVTTSTVFGFYVKLLKYHGLKDRNPKNVAAVLGVSPFFLKDYDVALKNFPMKKVSQIVSSLRDVDVKSKGVGANALPQSDLLKEMLFKIFN
- the ettA gene encoding energy-dependent translational throttle protein EttA is translated as MADDKKVIFSMQKLSKTYQGADKPVLKNIYLSFFYGAKIGILGLNGSGKSSLLKIIAGVDKNYQGDVVFQPGYTVGYLEQDPQLDENKTVLEIVQEGVAETMAVLEEYNKINDLFGLPENYEDADKMDKLMDRQAALQDKIDALGAWEIDTKLEIAMDALRTPDGDTPIKNLSGGERRRVALCRLLLQQPDVLLLDEPTNHLDAESVLWLEQHLAQYAGTVIAVTHDRYFLDNVAGWILELDRGEGIPWKGNYSSWLEQKSNRMAQEEKVASKRRKNLERELDWVRQGAKGRQTKQKARLQNYDKLLNEDQKQLDEKLEIYIPNGPRLGTNVIEAKNVAKAFGEKLLYDNLNFTLPQAGIVGIIGPNGAGKSTIFKMIMGEQKTDSGEFLVGDTVKIAYVDQSHSNIDPNKSIWENFADGQELIMMGGRQVNSRAYLSRFNFGGGEQNKKVSMLSGGERNRLHLAMTLKEEGNVLLLDEPTNDLDVNTLRALEEGLENFAGCAVVISHDRWFLDRICTHILAFEGDSEVYYFEGGFSEYEENKKKRLGGDLTPKRLKYRKLIRG
- a CDS encoding type I restriction enzyme HsdR N-terminal domain-containing protein; its protein translation is MQQLNFLSYSFRFKNSENKVSIFDEIRKKFIILTPEEWVRQHVVRFLLEEKKYPKSLINVEKVLNVNGLRKRYDIVVFNPDGSIFVLVECKAPEIKTAQATFDQIARYNMSLKAQYLMVTNGLNHYFCQMDFENEKYEFLNELPDYDTENIENRLKRIDKLI
- a CDS encoding L-threonylcarbamoyladenylate synthase, which encodes MAQFIKIYEDKPSEAAIARVVKVLQDGGLVIYPTDTVYGLGCDITNSRALERIARIKGVKLEKANFSFICSDLSNLSDYVKQIDTATFKILKRALPGPYTFILPGNNKLPKEFKKKTTVGIRVPDNSIALEMVRMLGNPIVSTSIRDEDEVIEYTTDPELIFEKWQNLVDMVIDGGYGDNLASTIIDLSGYEPEVVREGKGSLDIL